The proteins below come from a single Agromyces flavus genomic window:
- the tig gene encoding trigger factor, whose amino-acid sequence MPTTSVEKLSPTRAKLTISVTPEELKPSIAHAYEHIAEQINVPGFRKGKVPAPIIDQRVGKAAVLEHAVNEGLDSFYRAAVAEHELRPLGRPSADIVEWPNEKDFSGDLLLAIEVDVRPEIELPDYSGLELTVDSVEVGDDEVGEELERLRSRFGTLITVDRPAKTGDFVTLDLVATIDGAEVDTASGVSYEIGSGELLEGIDEALESLTAGETTTFDSKLLGGDHQGETAEITVTVTAVKERELPEADDDFAQIASEFDTLDELTASLKEQVAKNKSFGQGTQARDLLVDKLLELVEVPVADSVIEDEVHRHLESEGRLEDDEHRAEVTEASTKAFQTQIILDKIAEAEKVQVSQEELTQYLVQGAAQYGMEPNEFVQILSQNGQIPAMVGEVARNKALAIALGKAKVADAAGNAVDLSEFTAVADEAAEPAADEAAADEATADEKKPARKRTTKKAAAEDADEAPAADEAPVDEKKPARKRTAKKADAE is encoded by the coding sequence ATGCCGACCACTTCGGTTGAGAAGCTGAGCCCGACGCGCGCCAAGCTCACCATCTCGGTGACGCCCGAGGAGCTGAAGCCCAGCATCGCCCACGCCTACGAGCACATCGCCGAGCAGATCAACGTGCCCGGCTTCCGCAAGGGCAAGGTGCCCGCTCCGATCATCGACCAGCGGGTCGGCAAGGCCGCCGTGCTCGAGCACGCCGTCAACGAGGGTCTCGACAGCTTCTACCGTGCCGCGGTCGCCGAGCACGAGCTCCGCCCGCTCGGCCGCCCGTCGGCCGACATCGTCGAGTGGCCGAACGAGAAGGACTTCTCGGGCGACCTGCTCCTCGCCATCGAGGTCGACGTGCGCCCCGAGATCGAACTGCCCGACTACTCGGGCCTCGAGCTCACCGTCGACTCGGTCGAGGTCGGCGACGACGAGGTGGGCGAGGAGCTCGAGCGCCTCCGCAGCCGATTCGGCACCCTGATCACCGTCGACCGTCCCGCGAAGACCGGCGACTTCGTCACCCTCGACCTCGTGGCCACGATCGACGGCGCCGAGGTCGACACGGCCAGCGGCGTCTCGTACGAGATCGGCTCGGGCGAGCTGCTCGAGGGCATCGACGAGGCGCTCGAGTCGCTCACCGCGGGCGAGACCACGACCTTCGACTCGAAGCTGCTCGGCGGCGACCACCAGGGCGAGACCGCCGAGATCACGGTCACCGTCACTGCCGTGAAGGAGCGCGAGCTCCCCGAGGCCGACGACGACTTCGCGCAGATCGCGAGCGAGTTCGACACGCTCGACGAGCTCACGGCCAGCCTCAAGGAGCAGGTCGCCAAGAACAAGTCCTTCGGCCAGGGCACCCAGGCGCGCGACCTCCTCGTCGACAAGCTCCTCGAGCTGGTCGAGGTCCCCGTCGCCGACAGCGTGATCGAGGACGAGGTGCACCGCCACCTCGAGTCCGAGGGCCGTCTCGAGGACGACGAGCACCGCGCCGAGGTCACCGAGGCGAGCACCAAGGCGTTCCAGACCCAGATCATCCTCGACAAGATCGCCGAGGCCGAGAAGGTCCAGGTCTCGCAGGAGGAGCTCACGCAGTACCTCGTGCAGGGCGCCGCCCAGTACGGCATGGAACCGAACGAGTTCGTGCAGATCCTGAGCCAGAACGGCCAGATCCCCGCCATGGTGGGCGAGGTCGCCCGCAACAAGGCGCTCGCGATCGCACTCGGCAAGGCCAAGGTGGCGGATGCCGCCGGCAACGCCGTCGACCTGTCCGAGTTCACCGCCGTCGCCGATGAGGCCGCCGAGCCCGCCGCCGATGAGGCCGCCGCCGACGAGGCGACTGCCGACGAGAAGAAGCCGGCACGAAAGCGCACCACCAAGAAGGCCGCGGCAGAGGATGCCGACGAGGCTCCCGCGGCCGACGAGGCGCCGGTCGACGAGAAGAAGCCGGCCCGCAAGCGCACCGCCAAGAAGGCCGACGCCGAGTAA